The Acomys russatus chromosome X, mAcoRus1.1, whole genome shotgun sequence genome segment GTCTGGTGTTTGTTACTCAGACCTCCCTGTCCGAAGTCTAAGAGAGGTAAGGCCTTTTGCGAGAGAGCGTTGGGCTTAGCGGAGAGCAAGTTCCAACCTCGGAAAATATAGAGAAAGGAGCTCTGAGGAGGGAAATAAGAAGTTGAGGGAGGATTGGACCCACATATACAGTGGTCTGTCCAGAATTCATCCCAGAAATGATACAGAAGGGGTAAGTGGTATGTTGTTTCCAGCTCTCAGGTGTGCCACTGAAAGCAGTAAGGCACTGAGAGTGGGTAGAACTGGGTCAGCCAGTTCAAATCTGGGGGGAACATGAAAGAGGGCCTTAGAAGGATACTGATGGATGATTGGGAGCCTTGCTGTCCAGCACAAATAGGGAAATATGAATCGAGGCCCAGTTGAGAGGCTTTTTGGGAGGGAGATAAACTCAGCTCATTGGAGGAATAGACCCAGCCTTGAGCAGAAAGATGCTAAAGCATAATGGAAGCCTTTTCTTACCGCAGAAAGAGGCATGATAGTCTCAGTTGCTGATACAGGCACTGTAGGAAGACTCAAGGCTCATgatgtttgtttctgtctttcatgCGCAAATTTCAAGGAAGATGAGGCTTTGGGGAGGTGGCTGAACTCTGGCTGTCAGGGAAGCAGTCCTAAATTTAGGAAACATGACGGTAGCAATGTGAGGATTTGGGGCCTACCCATTTCCCACAGATAGAGAGAGGCTGTTCCACTATCTCAAATAGCATTCATGTCAGAGAAGCTTCCGGCGCTATGTGGAGTCTACTGTTTCTACAGTACGGCTTGCAAATTGAGAGAGGTGAGGCCTTTGTGGAAGTGTTAGGCCGCTGGTCTTCACATGTAAGGATCTGAACCTTGAAAAAGGACCTTGAGAGAACAATTTTTGCCATCCCCTTCCATATAGATATTGGGAAGGAACCTCGGTGCTGCTAGTTCAGGCAATTTCTTATATAGAAGTCTAGGCCATGCCATGGTACAAAGTATTTTTCTGCTATGGAGAAATGTTCAGGGAAAAAGGATAGGTAAGAACTTGATGTAGggtttttcattttaatgcatTCATGGGGAAAATTTGAGGCAGCTCTgtagggaggaaaaagaagagtatCACTCCGCCCAAAGGATCCTCTTCTTTCAGAGTCCTCACAGGCCTCCTTAAGGTCAGTCCTTTTCCTTAATGATCAAAGAGCAAGTGCCTTAGCAAACAAGGCTATTTCTGTGGGAGAAGGAAAAACTCCTGGAGACTGGAACTCTTGCACATGATGCCTATGTCCAGTGCTCTGTTGAAAAGACCCAACTGTCCTCATCCCCTGTCCCAGTGTGACTCCAGGCTGACCAAAGGGACATTTCTGTCATTCTGTGCTGCAAGAGTTATGTCTTTTCAGAGTGCTGGACACCAGGGCACCACATTCTAGTCTTGAAGGACATGCCTCTAAGGGAAGAGTCGGAGTTTTTCATTCTTccacagaaacaacagagaaTTAGCCTTGTTTGCTAAGGCTCTTTTCTTATTGATCATTAAGGGAAAGATTAACCTGAAGGAGGCCTGTGAGGACCttaaaaggagaagggggaggatcctttgtgggggggggaagggggggagtgAGAAGCTCTGTTTTCCCTTCAGCAGTTAGTCGTGTTAGTCCTGCTTTCTCAGGCAGTATTCTGAGACCATGAATCAgcaagtacatttttattttccttcttccctgaaacagggtttctctatgtagcagccctggctgtcctggactcacttggtagaccaggctggcctccaattcacagagatatctgcctgcctctgcttcttgagtgctgggattaaaggcctgtgcaacGAGGAACACTTTTTTAGGGGTGGAGGTCTAGCAGCAGAAACATTTTTTAACCATAATTTTCTGTTGTGATTCCAAGGGAGATCTGTATTTCAAAAAGCCAGGAAGGATTCTCTGCCTTGGAAAATATCCAAGAGACTGACCCCATGAGTATTGCATAAAGTCTGACATAGAGTCCTctcactgatatttttaaaacctggGACTCCTCTGATGCCAATCACAGTCCTGTCTCTTCACAAAAGGTTTCCCAAATTGAAATCATAGAAGTAGTATACCCTTGTCTCTGCCTGGAGCCCTCGTGGACAactagagagaagagaaatttgGTTCCTTTACATCTGTGGGGGATGAGAATGATCCTAACCAATGCTCTTCGTCCTCTCTCAAGCCCTTTTATGCTTATTTCCCAAAGATGGAGTCCCTCCTCTGTAGAGTGTagtccaggagctggagagatggctcagaggttaagagcactgactgctcttccaaaggtcctgagttcaattcccagcaatcacatggtggctcacaaccatctatgagatctggtgcaaacacatatgcaggcagaatgctttataaataaataataaataaatcttacctttaaaaaaaagagtgtagTCCAGCACCCTTTAAAAGAGTCTCATTAACTTCAGAGTCCCAACATAGAACTCAAGGATCTGTAATAGTTCTCAATTACCTGGGGCATCCCAAGGCAACTACCTGCAGAGTTAGGGATGTGTAACTTCAATTCTGTGATGGTAAAGATGACTTAAAGTTTTCAAGGCAAAGCTTGATCAATCTCTCACCTCTTCACTGTTGTCTGTGTTCTCAGGAAGTGATCATCTTTGTGGAAAGAGAAGGCTGTCTGGGAAAGTGGAATAGCAGATCATCAGGACAGATCTGCCTGGAACTCAGGTAAAAATCCTGAATTAGGAATGAGGACCGATTCTCCATTCTCCTTTTAAGGACAGAAGGCATACTAACCTTGACTATGTCCTGTTGTCATCTCTTGGAGGAGCTGAGTACGTGGTCAAATGTGCTTCATGACCTATCTTTATGTTCAAAGAATTAAGTGATTGTTCTGAGGGAGCAGGGCAGGAACAACAGAGGGAGAAATCTGAAAGTTGTGATTATAAAGAACGAAAGTACCTCTAACCTAGTAGTGCTGTGATCCATCCCTGCAGTTTGGCTTGCACTTCCTTGCCATTCAGGTTAGCCTGATGTGGTTGGAAATGATACCCCCATCACTTTTGCTCCTAATACTTGTGTTAGGAATGTTAAGATTTGTGCTGTGAATTTAGCCTCAGTCTACCCGATGGGTATAATCCAGCCCTTTCTAGGGTAAAGTAGCACAGTGGGGGCTGTTGACCCCACAATTTTTGTGACATAGGAGTTCAGCCCCACCTGACAGCACTGAGAACCCACTCATCTACTTTTTCTATTACAAGTCTACCAGAAACTACAATGAGACCCTTGGGGTCATAGAGCAAATGAGACCCAGAAAGTGTCAACAGTCCAAGTGAGGTACACTCCTGACTATACAAAAACATTACTCTGTAAAACGCAGAGACCAAGGCAATTCATCCCACATGCTCTGGTGTACTTCCTGAAGTCAAAGTCTGTCATCTGAACCCTAAGAATATTTATCATGTTCACCTACAGGTTCCTAAAGGACAAGCCAAGTAGAAAGGTTGCAGAACTCTGAGGCTATACCGTATCACCGGGAGACGACCTGTAAGTTGGCTTTTTTTCTGAGCCTTCAGAGCAGATATTTCCTGTTGAGGCTTCTCACTGTTTATTTACCCTTCCATGATATGTGGAATCTCATTAccctcctgtttctttcttttgtctccaGAAATCAAAATAATGTCTCGCTACGGAAAGCACCCACGCCTCAGCCTGGAGCAAGGTATACCCCTCCAGGACCCAAATGAAACGGATGAGGTGGTATCCCCACCAGTTCccacagctgaggaggaggagagagagggagaggagataaaagaggaggaggaagacaacaataagcaggaaaaagaggaagataaCAAcgaaaaggcagaagaagaggaagaaaaagcgaaagaagaggaaaatgaagaagagcATGCTGATGAAGTGAAcgatgaagaaaatgagaaggaagaagaagaagaacaagaagaacaagcagaacaagaagaagaagaacaagaagaagaagaagacatttcTTCCATCATTTTTTCGCCTTCTAACTTCTCTTCGCCTATTTtcacccctccttctcctccttcttcttcctcctcctctttttcttccacttcctccttcttctccttctcctcctcttcctccgccGCCTCTTCCTTGCTAACTCTGTTTCAGAGCAATGTGATGGGGAATGGGGGCTTTGCTCCTGGAATGCTGAGCATTTTTCAAAATGCTCAAATCTTCTTTCCCCCGTTTCCTTCAGTGGAAAATTTAGATGAGGCAGTTGGCCACCAGGAAGATAGTTCAGGTGCCATCCAGTCTCCAGAAGATTCTGATGCCTTGCTGGATCTTGTGATACAAGAAAAGGCTATTGATTtggtgtttcttttcatttacaaGTATAGAATGAGGGAACCTATCACAGTAGCAGAAATCCATGCGGTGGTTACAGAAGAGTATGAGAACCATTTTGCTGTCATTTTCTTTGAAGCTTCTAAATGTTTGGAGATGACTTTTGGCATTGATGTAAAGGAAAGTGACCTGATAAGTGGTGCTTATGTCTTTGTCAACTCACTGAACCTCACCTATGAGGACACACTGGGTGACAATGATAGGCTGCCTAGAAATGCTTTCTTGATAGTGATTCTGGGTGTAATATTCATAGAAGGGAATTGTGCTTCTGAGGAAAGAATCTGGGATTTCCTGAAACTGGTGGAAGTATATGATGGAGAGGAGCATTTCATTTGTGGTGACGCCAGGGAGTTTCTCACTGTAGATTTAGTGCAGCAAAATTACCTGGAGTATCGGCAGGTGGCTGATAGCCATCCTCCAGTTTTTGAGTTCCTGTGGGGTCCAAGAGCTCGTGCTGAAACTACCAAGATGAAAGTTTTGGAATTCTTGGCAAAGATGAATGGGTGTGACCCAACTGATTTCTCAGTCTGGTATGAAGAAGCTTTgagagatgaggaggaaaggGCCCGGGCCATGAATGAGGCTGGAGATAGAAGCCCATCCATGTGGTTTGTAGAGCGCTAATCATCAGTCTCTCTTACCCAGCAAGAGGGACCCATGTTTTGTAAGGGTTCCCTCTGAATTTGAAAAGAGCAGCCAAACTTCTAAGTAAGGAAAATCAAACTTAAGCTCAGTAAAACCGGTAGAGAACGTCAATCACTCTGCTGATTGGGGGTTTGTTTCGCTGTTTCATTTGGAGTTAATGTTAAAATCTATTCATTTTAAGGGAAACTTTGTTAGTGTTAAAATCTGTGACTGAAACTGATAACACCTTTGTTACTATTTTTCAAAAAGTTCTAGTGGAAAAATTATGTAATGGATTCAACTTTTGAATTGTTTGAAGCTTTTTAAGTCTGTTCTGTAAGATTAAAATACGGTATGCATTTATTTGCCAAGTTTATGTAAGAAAACAGTACATGTTAACAAATCTTAATAAAGACTGCTCACTAACTCATtcactgaatctttttttttttcattcactgaatcttttctgttttgaaaatattaagatattttgGTAAGGTGCATGGACAGGTAAGGCATTTCCATGTAGAAGGAATGACAGAGTTGGGGAACAGCTATACAAGGAACATAGTTAGATGTGTGTCCGGATGTGAAGAACAAATGAGCAGGTGAGGTTGCAGTTATCAGAAGTTAAGTGCAAATAATCAGAGCTAGAATTTGGTGGGCTTTGGGTAATGAAATGTTTTGggatatatattttacattaagcCATGAGAGGTATCAGAGGTCACAAGCTTGGTAAAATCAAAactaaatggtatatactccaaAGTCCAAGGATTCCTAAGAAGATAGAGATTAATTTGAGTCTACCTACAGATTATCACTGCATTACTCTTTTTTTGTGGCTTGGGAGAGTCCAGGGCCTCTTACAATGCATTAAAGTGTGTGTTCTTGATTGCCATTTGTACAAATTCAAACAAGTTCAAGGATGTGAGGGCAGTGAAATTACTGTACACAGTATAGATGGGGAGTGGACAgtaagagggaagaaaagagagagctagctttttgttttgttttgtttttactttaggattttttaattttattggctAAGCATGACATACTTACCCCAAAATAATACATTGTCTGTAAgggaaaaattagttttaattGGAAAGCATATTTTTCTGATTCGGTATGTTTTTTCCTTCATTGAATTGCATTTTCTGACACACTCTAGTTAATGACAACAGCAAAACTCAGGGGAGATGACGGCAGTGTCTATACTCAAATTGATATTCAAACTAACTGAATTGTTCATTACGTAACCAATATATTTGGGCATGCTGGCAAGTGTTCTACAGTCAATGCATTCTTATTGTTCTGCCACCTTTCTTGAGCCTGTTTCTGAGAGAGCAAGTGAAGGCTTCTGGTTCTTTGGAAATATACAACGATCACACAACTGTCAAATGCCAGGACTGGACAATAATTTCTCTATAAAACTTATTGTTTCCATCTCACAGACTGAAACAGGCCTTTGGATTCCTACTTCATTTCTTGCTATTCCAAAATGTCTCAGTTGACATAAGGACACTGTCCAAATATTCAAAGCATAAATGGGGTTTAAAAAATGTGTGATTTCATTTCACATTGCTACAGAGTTATGTTGCCCTTATAAGTAGAAAATTTCACAGATAATTGTGTCCTTGGAAGTAAGCAGCAGCTGTCATCAAATGTCAAATTTAGCAATCTTGAAACTTCTAGTCTTTGGAGGCATTTTATCATtcaaacaatgagaaaaattaaTCCTCATCCATAGATGGCTAGATTTAGGCAATAACATTAAGACTGTGGTTCCCATGGGTATGATTTCAGCATCTAATAACATCAACAGAAGTTcctgaaaaacaagagaaacgTGGATCTTTTCAGAAAATACAGAGTCAAAGACACTACCTGAGAGACTACAGAAGTATCTATGGGAGATAAATTGCTGAAGTCCTTAATGGAAAATGCAAAATCAATCCGGATTTCAATCATGGCTGCTGTTCAGATCCAGAGCTAGTGTTCAATATACCCAAGAGTAGGGTCCAAGTTCAGTGAATAAATGTGCTCAGCTTAAGGGATAAAGAATGGAAGTAGGACTACATAAGGATGAAATGTTAGGGACACATGTCTGGGAACATTATCTATATGATAACTCCTTCTTAGACTTAATccctttaaattttgttttgtcaccATAGTACTAAGAAATTATTCTAAGGttgttccttttcttctattttgccACCTGATATTATATGAGGCATTGGTGCATGGTATAGACAGCTTGAAAACGTGTAGCCAGAACAGCTCCTTGTTATAGTAATAGAAATATGTGGCTTGAAGACAAGGAGTTCCATGTATCACACCATTGAAATTATTCCTAtattgagaaaatgtttaagtGTGAGGAGGAAGCATGCAAAATGACATCATATCCTTGATGCTTATGGAAATGCTGAGTGAATAGATCATCGGTAGTATTCAAATTTTTGCCATGGAGGCAAAAGTCCCAGGTAGAGATCAGGCTCCACATTTTGATTCAGGACATGTGACCTTTTgcaatttcattcattcattcattcattcattcattcattcatcctctGATTAAATACTTATTAAACAAATGAGGAGAAATCACACAAGTGGGTCTCTTCTAGGTATTTGTATCTAGAATTTTAAGCATATAACTAAGTTTTTAAATAAGATTATAGGTAGGAATTTAACTTTAGAAACACATGGGACTAGGCAAGCGATAAACAATGCTACAGAATTTGTGGAAATTCAGAACACTCAAGTGGTGGTAGCTTGTATATACCACTAGCTAATCCCTCAAATTCAAATAAagtgctataacaaaatactaacCAACTTTAGCCATCAGTATAAAGAATGAATAATCAACTCTAAGGAAAAttcattctaaaatttattttaacatttcaaaataagtaTCAACATTATATAAACTAATGTGTAATAGCTAAATGATTGAATTAAAGATGTGATAgactcatcagcatgtgctgtcacttgagtttttgatcttagccattctgatgggtgtaagatggaatctcagagtcattttgatttacatttctctgataactaaggaggttgagcatttctttaagtgtttctcagccacaggatattcttctgttgagaattctctgtttagttctgaggctcatttcttaattgggttattcggtttggtggtgtttaatttcttgagctctatatattttggatattagccctttgtcagatgtagggttggtgaagatcttctcccatctgtaggctgtcgttttgttctgttgacagtgtcttttgcttttcagaagcgtctcagcctcatgaggtcccatttaataattgttgaccttaaatactgggctgttggagttcggttcaggaagttgtctcctgtgccaatgagttccaggatctccctactttttcttctaaccgatttaatgtctctggttttatgttgaggtatttaatccacttggacttgagttctgtgcatgCTGACAAATATGAATAtgcttgcatctttctacatgtagacatccagttagatcagtaccatttgttgaagatgctattctttttccattgaatagatttggcttctttgtcaaaaatcaagtgaccatacgtgggtggatttatttctggatcttcgattcgattccattggccaacaagcctattgctgtgctagtaccatgctgtcttcattactcttgctctatagtacagcttgagaccaAGTATGGAGAGTCCTCTGGAGGATCATTTATTTTACGATATTGctttaggtattctgggtttttttcatatggaattgagaattgatcttttaatggtgagggtgtggagaaaagggaacactcctttattgctggtgggagtgcaaactcagaaaactgggaatagggctacctcaagacccagctattccactccttgggtaaaagatgctccagcacaaaccaagaacatgtgctcaaccatgcatagaagccttatttgtaatagccagaacctggaaacaacctagatgtcactcagtcgaagatggataaagaaactgtggtacatttacactatggaatactactcagctattaaaaacaaggaaatactgaaatttgcagacaaatgaatggaactagaaaggatcatcctgagtgagttaacccgggctccaaaagatacacatggcatatactcacttataattggacactagcccaacagagatgtcccctgaaagtcttcacttagctggagattgggatagatactgggacttcctattggtactctaggtgagagaggtaaggatgaatggggaaatagcaggatccagagcatcctagaaacttacaagaagactattaaggctggcggatctggactcaggtgggtcagctcaaactactgtatcaaccaaagacaatgcatgcagtaaacctagaacctctatTCAGACCTTGCCAATAGAcacaacattctccacaattgtgtggagagcagggactgactctgtcatgaactctggtgtcccctattagaccacttccccttggtgggaagacctggtgacactcaggaagagtaagcaggctaccaggaagagacctgataggttgtgatcttataatgggggacaaggtcccttgctgtcacagacttaggggaggggaataggatgaaaaggggagggatgggggaatgggaagatacaaatgaggggataacaatttatatgtaatctgaataaattacctaaatttaaaaaaagatatgatgGACTACAAGTTGCCTTCATGTGACCCAGTACAATAAAAGAATcataatatggaaaaaaaatcagactgtattctaaggaaaaggaaagaaagagaagaaaaagcctCAGAAATTAACAAACATGTTGAGAAGATATCTGaaaattatatagaaaaacagTGGAgactcatgaaaacaaaaaccaaacaaaaca includes the following:
- the LOC127184982 gene encoding melanoma-associated antigen 10-like, which encodes MSRYGKHPRLSLEQGIPLQDPNETDEVVSPPVPTAEEEEREGEEIKEEEEDNNKQEKEEDNNEKAEEEEEKAKEEENEEEHADEVNEEEEEQEEEEDISSIIFSPSNFSSPIFTPPSPPSSSSSSFSSTSSFFSFSSSSSAASSLLTLFQSNVMGNGGFAPGMLSIFQNAQIFFPPFPSVENLDEAVGHQEDSSGAIQSPEDSDALLDLVIQEKAIDLVFLFIYKYRMREPITVAEIHAVVTEEYENHFAVIFFEASKCLEMTFGIDVKESDLISGAYVFVNSLNLTYEDTLGDNDRLPRNAFLIVILGVIFIEGNCASEERIWDFLKLVEVYDGEEHFICGDAREFLTVDLVQQNYLEYRQVADSHPPVFEFLWGPRARAETTKMKVLEFLAKMNGCDPTDFSVWYEEALRDEEERARAMNEAGDRSPSMWFVER